A part of Streptomyces sp. NBC_01497 genomic DNA contains:
- a CDS encoding GMC family oxidoreductase, translated as MESANYDYVVVGAGTAGCVLASRLSEDASVRVLLLEAGAERPLDMMAVPRAWPALVGGSADWGGTTTEQAFTGTEIPLPRGRGLGGSSSINGMNFLRGHRSSYDSWPGRGAAGWGYDDLLPFFRRSENAPGHGSSARGVGGPLTVAPATEPNPVVEACVGAALEAGHHRATDVSAGLEVGFGWCDNNIVSGVRQSAADAYLRPVLDRPNLRVLSDVLVRRLRIVDGRCVGVVYTAGDRSVPVECDREVVLCAGAIGSPQLLMVSGVGPPEHLREAGVETALDLPGVGANLQDHPLSTLTYASRRPVPVTPGNPPGEALGLVRTDGTADAPDLQILFASMPLRAPTLPGPDDGYAIAFSAMNPYSSGTVRLAGPDVRDTPLVDPDYLGDERDIATMGAGLRVAREIGQAGALAGWRGEEALPGPDVRDGQAVRAYLRQSLMCYFHYCGTCAIGDDAMAVVDTGLRVRGLAGLRVADASVMPAIVSANTNATTYAIAERAAELVKQGSRGEGAAWSGPVQPRG; from the coding sequence ATGGAATCTGCGAACTACGACTACGTTGTCGTCGGCGCGGGCACGGCGGGATGTGTGCTGGCGTCGCGGCTCTCCGAGGATGCGAGTGTGCGGGTCCTGCTCCTTGAGGCGGGCGCCGAACGCCCGCTGGACATGATGGCGGTGCCGCGGGCGTGGCCCGCCCTGGTGGGAGGCAGCGCCGACTGGGGCGGCACGACCACCGAGCAGGCGTTCACCGGTACGGAGATACCCCTACCGCGCGGACGGGGGCTCGGGGGGTCGTCGAGCATCAACGGCATGAACTTCCTGAGGGGTCACCGGTCGAGCTACGACAGCTGGCCGGGGCGGGGGGCCGCCGGCTGGGGGTACGACGACCTCCTGCCGTTCTTCAGGCGCAGCGAGAACGCTCCGGGGCACGGCAGTTCCGCGCGCGGGGTGGGCGGGCCGCTGACGGTGGCTCCCGCCACGGAACCCAACCCCGTGGTGGAAGCATGCGTCGGGGCCGCCCTGGAGGCCGGGCACCACCGGGCGACGGACGTCAGCGCCGGGCTGGAAGTCGGTTTCGGCTGGTGTGACAACAACATCGTCAGTGGCGTCCGGCAGAGTGCCGCGGACGCCTACCTGCGCCCGGTCCTCGACCGGCCCAACCTGCGGGTGCTCTCCGACGTACTGGTACGGCGGCTGCGCATCGTCGACGGCCGCTGCGTCGGGGTCGTGTACACGGCGGGCGACCGGTCGGTCCCGGTGGAGTGCGACCGGGAGGTCGTACTCTGTGCCGGCGCGATCGGTTCGCCGCAGTTGCTGATGGTGTCCGGTGTCGGGCCGCCGGAGCACCTGCGGGAGGCGGGAGTGGAGACCGCGCTGGACCTGCCGGGTGTGGGAGCCAACCTCCAGGACCATCCCCTGTCGACGCTCACCTACGCGTCCCGACGCCCCGTGCCCGTCACGCCGGGCAACCCGCCTGGGGAAGCGCTCGGTCTGGTGCGGACGGACGGCACCGCCGACGCACCCGACCTCCAGATCCTCTTCGCGAGCATGCCCTTGAGGGCGCCCACGCTGCCCGGGCCCGACGACGGTTACGCGATCGCCTTCTCGGCGATGAACCCGTACAGCAGCGGCACCGTGCGCCTCGCCGGGCCTGACGTACGGGACACACCGCTGGTCGATCCTGACTACCTCGGCGACGAACGCGACATCGCCACGATGGGCGCCGGACTGCGCGTGGCCCGGGAGATCGGGCAGGCCGGGGCACTGGCAGGCTGGCGGGGCGAGGAAGCTCTCCCGGGCCCGGACGTCCGGGACGGGCAAGCCGTCCGTGCGTACCTGCGGCAGAGCCTCATGTGCTACTTCCACTACTGCGGCACATGCGCGATCGGCGACGACGCCATGGCCGTGGTCGACACCGGACTGCGGGTACGGGGCCTGGCCGGACTGCGCGTGGCCGACGCCTCGGTGATGCCTGCCATCGTCTCCGCGAACACCAACGCGACGACGTACGCCATCGCGGAACGCGCGGCGGAACTCGTGAAGCAGGGCTCTCGCGGCGAAGGCGCGGCGTGGTCCGGTCCGGTTCAGCCCCGCGGGTAG
- a CDS encoding SURF1 family cytochrome oxidase biogenesis protein: MLRTLLTRRWVILTLVLAALVPTFYRLGLWQYHRYQQANELNQMIDRNQSAKPVPVTSLSEPGGTVPFSRTYRTVSATGHYDAAHQFVVRQRTNASGDVGFQVVTPLVTSTGEAVLVNRGWVAPASQSGTAFPHVPGVPTGTVTVTGRLRPDETYASTGIHKRPSLPPRQSVIINSAEQAGDVSVPLVSGYMELTATTPALPAADEAELTPGPQEDSNSMAVIGQGVHLPYAIQWWIFAAAVPVGWWILLRRDTEIDEEARAAEGTAGEPPRPGAENADPVDGTPGEDAPSQAGDADQPAATPAPVPAVGTGVSPAADLYALIGRDQRRRYPRG; the protein is encoded by the coding sequence GTGCTGCGAACGTTGCTGACCCGCCGGTGGGTGATCCTGACCCTGGTGCTGGCTGCCCTTGTCCCGACCTTCTACCGGTTGGGTCTGTGGCAGTACCACAGGTACCAGCAGGCCAACGAGCTCAATCAGATGATCGACCGCAATCAGAGCGCCAAGCCCGTGCCGGTCACCTCGCTGTCCGAGCCCGGCGGCACGGTGCCGTTCTCCCGGACGTACCGCACCGTGTCGGCGACCGGCCACTACGACGCCGCGCACCAGTTCGTCGTCCGCCAGCGCACCAACGCCTCCGGCGACGTCGGCTTCCAGGTCGTCACACCGCTGGTCACGTCCACCGGCGAGGCGGTTCTCGTCAACCGGGGCTGGGTGGCGCCCGCGTCACAGAGCGGTACGGCCTTCCCGCACGTTCCCGGGGTTCCCACGGGCACCGTCACGGTGACCGGCCGGCTGCGCCCGGACGAGACCTACGCCTCCACCGGCATCCACAAGCGTCCCAGCCTGCCGCCGCGCCAGTCCGTGATCATCAACAGCGCGGAGCAGGCGGGGGACGTCTCCGTACCGCTGGTGTCGGGGTACATGGAACTGACCGCCACCACCCCGGCGCTCCCCGCCGCGGACGAGGCCGAACTCACGCCCGGCCCGCAGGAGGACTCCAACTCGATGGCCGTCATCGGCCAGGGCGTGCACCTGCCGTACGCGATCCAGTGGTGGATCTTCGCCGCCGCCGTGCCGGTGGGGTGGTGGATCCTGCTCCGCCGCGACACCGAGATCGACGAGGAGGCACGGGCCGCGGAAGGCACCGCCGGGGAGCCTCCCCGTCCGGGAGCGGAGAACGCCGATCCGGTGGACGGGACGCCCGGGGAGGACGCGCCCTCGCAGGCGGGTGACGCGGATCAGCCCGCCGCAACCCCGGCGCCCGTACCGGCCGTCGGCACCGGCGTCTCGCCCGCCGCCGACCTGTACGCCCTCATCGGCCGGGACCAGCGGCGCCGCTACCCGCGGGGCTGA